From Permianibacter aggregans, a single genomic window includes:
- a CDS encoding PilT/PilU family type 4a pilus ATPase yields MDIKLLLRLMAEKNASDLFFSTGAPPHMKIEGVSTPMGSGPLPPGAIKDIAYKLMDAQQIKDFEENWEANFALAADGVGRFRVNVFKQRGEVGIVMRHIKTNIPALETLKLPPIVKNLIMERVGLVLVCGPTGSGKSTSLASLLDYRNRRETGHILTIEDPIEFLHDHKMSIVDQREIGVDTKSFHNALKNAMREAPDVILIGEIRDSEAMEYALNYAQTGHLVLATIHGNNCRQVLDRIRNLFPQDMRGHVMKELSSVLKGIISQRLVRGIGGLRVPAVEIMMMAPDINEIIQRGYLEDLPKAIEKNYVDGMRTFDQSLFDLYKANLITKDDALHYAESKTDLSLRMRLGEAGGSKDASSQFSVPAEKTNPFKTEL; encoded by the coding sequence GTGGATATCAAACTATTACTTCGCCTGATGGCGGAAAAGAATGCCTCTGACTTGTTCTTCAGCACCGGCGCACCGCCGCACATGAAGATTGAAGGCGTATCGACACCGATGGGTTCCGGCCCTCTGCCGCCAGGTGCGATAAAAGACATCGCCTATAAATTGATGGATGCCCAGCAAATCAAGGATTTTGAAGAAAACTGGGAAGCCAACTTTGCCTTGGCGGCCGACGGTGTCGGACGTTTCCGCGTCAACGTGTTCAAACAGCGCGGCGAAGTCGGCATTGTCATGCGTCATATCAAGACCAATATTCCAGCGCTGGAAACCTTGAAACTGCCACCGATCGTCAAAAACCTGATCATGGAACGTGTCGGCCTGGTATTGGTTTGCGGACCGACCGGTTCGGGTAAATCCACTTCCCTCGCCTCCTTACTCGATTATCGCAACCGCCGCGAAACCGGCCATATCTTGACCATCGAAGACCCTATCGAATTTCTGCACGATCACAAGATGTCGATCGTCGATCAGCGCGAAATCGGCGTTGATACCAAGAGCTTTCACAATGCGCTGAAAAACGCCATGCGCGAAGCGCCGGACGTCATTCTGATTGGTGAGATCCGCGATTCCGAAGCAATGGAGTACGCGCTGAACTACGCTCAGACCGGTCACCTGGTGCTGGCGACGATTCACGGCAACAACTGCCGCCAAGTGTTGGATCGTATCCGCAACTTGTTCCCGCAGGATATGCGCGGCCATGTTATGAAAGAGTTGTCATCGGTACTGAAAGGCATTATCTCCCAACGTCTGGTGCGTGGGATTGGTGGCCTGCGAGTTCCGGCTGTCGAAATCATGATGATGGCGCCGGACATCAACGAAATTATCCAACGCGGTTATCTCGAAGACTTGCCGAAAGCGATTGAGAAAAACTACGTCGATGGTATGCGCACGTTCGACCAATCGCTGTTCGATTTGTATAAAGCAAACCTGATTACTAAAGACGACGCATTGCACTACGCCGAATCGAAAACCGATCTTAGCTTGCGCATGCGTCTCGGTGAAGCGGGTGGCAGCAAAGACGCCTCCAGCCAGTTCTCCGTACCGGCGGAAAAAACCAACCCATTCAAAACCGAGTTGTAA
- a CDS encoding S8 family serine peptidase — protein sequence MKKTKPIFIATLLSSSIAIAIADEPLQPLDVAPILSTSDFADETGTLWFVELSGAPLVDGGAKNALNQEKSKFISNAKKANIRFKERRQFQSLFNGYAIEASPTEIAKLRQMDGVVGIYPVEIIERPEEQPENIPNLSSALGMTGADIVHSQLGYTGMGVKVAVMDTGVDYHHPDLGGCFGPGCRVSVGFDFVGDAFNADSSSPGYNPVATPDNDPDDCADGTGGGHGTHVAGIVGANGTLKGVAPDATLGAYRVFGCYGSTTADIMLAAMERAYEDGMQVLNMSIGSSFQWPQYPTAKAATKLVNKGIVVVVSAGNSGTSGLYATGAPSVGDKVISVASFDNSHIRLNQFRASPDNLAIGFSPASASPLPPSGGSISLARTGTASTVNDACNALPANSLQGQAALIRRGTCSFHIKSLNAQNAGASAVVLYNNSAGRFSATVAGSPSITIPVVSISDAEGVTLDSRLANGPVTITWTNEVGTFANATGNLLSSFSSYGLSPTLQLKPDIGAPGGLIYSTYPTERGSFATLSGTSMAAPHTAGAVALLLQAKPNTPSQAVRSLLQNHADPKAWAGNPGLGFLDNVHRQGAGMLDIDDVILSKVQASPGKISLGETEAGPSTQTVTLSNETAAPVTYQVTHQAALATGPNTFSVSQFNAPSTAAFSATEVIVPAFGSAAVDATITPNAALADGSIFGGYLVFTPNVGESIRVPYAGFKGDYQSKVILAPTANNFPWLARLSGGSYSKQGDEAVFNLQGDDLPFFLVHFDHQVQKFRLEVFDAETGKAWHRALDEQYLPRNSSAGGFFSFAWDGTTKAGKKIYTVPNGRYVVKLSVQKALGDDDNPAHWETWTSPIMVIQRP from the coding sequence ATGAAAAAAACCAAACCCATTTTTATCGCCACCCTACTCTCTTCCAGCATTGCCATCGCAATAGCCGATGAACCGTTGCAGCCGTTGGATGTAGCCCCCATTCTCTCCACATCAGACTTTGCCGATGAAACCGGCACGCTTTGGTTTGTCGAGCTATCCGGGGCGCCATTAGTGGATGGTGGTGCTAAAAACGCGCTTAACCAAGAAAAATCGAAATTTATAAGTAATGCGAAAAAAGCCAATATCCGATTCAAAGAACGACGGCAGTTTCAGTCGCTATTCAATGGTTATGCCATTGAAGCCTCGCCGACAGAAATTGCTAAACTTCGACAAATGGATGGCGTTGTTGGCATTTATCCTGTCGAAATCATTGAGCGTCCAGAAGAACAGCCTGAAAACATCCCGAACTTAAGCTCTGCCTTGGGCATGACTGGCGCCGATATCGTTCACTCACAACTGGGCTACACCGGCATGGGCGTCAAGGTCGCGGTAATGGATACCGGCGTTGACTATCATCACCCAGACTTGGGCGGTTGCTTTGGCCCTGGCTGCCGTGTCTCCGTTGGTTTTGATTTTGTCGGCGATGCATTCAACGCCGACAGTTCATCTCCAGGCTACAATCCTGTCGCCACCCCCGACAATGACCCTGATGATTGTGCGGACGGTACCGGCGGCGGTCACGGTACTCACGTCGCAGGCATTGTTGGCGCCAATGGCACGCTGAAAGGCGTAGCACCCGATGCAACATTGGGTGCTTATCGCGTCTTCGGCTGTTACGGTTCAACTACAGCAGACATCATGTTGGCAGCGATGGAGCGCGCTTATGAAGATGGCATGCAAGTGCTAAACATGAGCATTGGTTCGTCATTTCAATGGCCTCAATACCCCACCGCAAAAGCAGCGACCAAACTGGTCAACAAAGGTATCGTCGTCGTGGTATCGGCGGGCAACAGCGGCACTAGCGGTTTGTACGCAACGGGTGCGCCATCTGTTGGCGATAAAGTCATCAGCGTCGCGTCGTTCGATAACTCTCATATTCGCTTAAACCAGTTCCGAGCTTCGCCCGACAATCTCGCGATTGGGTTTTCTCCGGCTAGTGCATCACCGTTACCACCATCCGGCGGCTCAATCTCGCTGGCTCGCACTGGCACCGCGAGCACAGTGAATGATGCATGTAACGCATTGCCCGCCAATAGTTTACAAGGTCAAGCTGCTTTGATACGTCGAGGTACCTGTTCATTTCATATCAAATCGCTAAACGCGCAAAACGCGGGCGCCAGTGCGGTGGTGCTGTATAACAATTCCGCAGGTCGCTTCAGTGCTACGGTCGCGGGATCTCCCAGCATCACCATTCCGGTCGTCAGTATTTCTGATGCAGAGGGTGTGACCCTTGACAGTCGATTGGCGAATGGCCCGGTCACCATTACTTGGACCAATGAAGTTGGCACATTCGCTAATGCTACGGGTAATTTGTTGTCTTCATTCAGCTCTTACGGTTTATCGCCGACACTACAGCTGAAACCGGACATCGGCGCGCCAGGAGGACTGATTTACTCTACCTATCCAACGGAGCGCGGTAGCTTTGCCACTCTGAGCGGAACATCAATGGCAGCACCGCATACTGCAGGTGCCGTTGCATTGTTACTGCAGGCTAAGCCGAACACGCCATCTCAAGCGGTGCGCAGCTTGCTGCAGAATCATGCCGACCCGAAGGCGTGGGCGGGAAATCCTGGTCTTGGTTTCCTCGACAACGTGCATCGTCAAGGCGCAGGCATGCTCGACATTGATGACGTCATTTTGAGTAAGGTTCAAGCGAGCCCAGGTAAAATTTCGCTCGGTGAAACGGAGGCTGGCCCTTCTACGCAGACCGTCACGTTAAGTAACGAAACCGCTGCACCGGTAACCTACCAAGTCACGCATCAAGCAGCATTGGCAACCGGCCCAAATACGTTCAGTGTTTCGCAGTTTAATGCACCATCAACGGCGGCATTCAGTGCAACGGAAGTCATTGTGCCCGCTTTTGGTAGCGCCGCTGTAGACGCAACAATCACTCCCAATGCAGCATTGGCGGACGGTTCGATTTTTGGCGGTTATCTGGTGTTTACGCCAAATGTCGGAGAGTCAATTCGGGTACCGTATGCCGGCTTTAAAGGTGACTACCAGAGTAAAGTGATTCTGGCGCCAACAGCCAATAATTTCCCTTGGCTGGCACGCCTCAGTGGTGGTTCATACAGCAAACAAGGCGACGAAGCGGTGTTCAATCTGCAAGGTGATGATCTACCGTTCTTCCTTGTGCATTTCGATCACCAAGTGCAGAAATTCCGCCTGGAAGTATTTGATGCCGAAACCGGCAAAGCCTGGCATCGCGCCCTGGATGAGCAGTACTTGCCGCGCAACAGTTCTGCAGGCGGTTTCTTCTCGTTCGCCTGGGACGGTACCACCAAGGCAGGAAAGAAAATCTACACGGTTCCGAATGGTCGCTATGTCGTAAAATTGTCGGTGCAAAAAGCACTGGGTGATGACGACAATCCGGCGCATTGGGAAACTTGGACTTCACCGATCATGGTGATTCAACGTCCGTAA
- the metX gene encoding homoserine O-acetyltransferase MetX codes for MEAIATTTPLIHSRVPLHQDTQLWHSHAPLALDSGELLPEYELAWRCWGKLNSKRDNAVLVVHALSGSADLEAWWPELLGAGKPLDPEHDFVICINLLGSCYGSSGPLTLNPYNHRPWRSAFPRISVRDQVRTQSALIEHLGIQQLRIIGPSLGGMIALEWALLKPELVHSLTLIATTAAHSAQAIANSECQRAAIRLDPSFNNGDYPIEQQPQHGLALARRLAFIGYRCSEEFSERFGRVGGQQQSFSVLDYLSHQGEKFVRRFDANSYIRLTECMNSHDVGRGRGSTEAALQTISQPCLVLSLDSDQLYPPAEQQFLAEHLPNVQHRVIRSRYGHDGFLIETEAVAAVLTPFLRSTETHST; via the coding sequence ATGGAAGCCATCGCCACCACCACACCGCTGATTCACAGTCGCGTTCCCCTCCATCAGGACACGCAGCTTTGGCACAGCCATGCGCCGTTGGCGCTGGATTCTGGTGAATTGCTTCCCGAGTACGAGCTCGCTTGGCGTTGTTGGGGCAAGCTGAACAGCAAGCGCGATAATGCCGTGCTGGTCGTACACGCCTTATCCGGCAGCGCCGATTTGGAGGCCTGGTGGCCGGAATTGCTCGGTGCCGGTAAACCGCTGGACCCGGAACACGATTTCGTCATCTGCATCAATTTGCTCGGCAGTTGCTACGGCAGCTCTGGCCCTTTGACGTTGAACCCATACAATCACCGGCCATGGAGGTCCGCGTTCCCGCGCATCAGCGTCCGTGACCAGGTGCGGACGCAATCGGCGCTGATTGAGCACTTGGGCATTCAACAATTACGCATTATCGGCCCTTCGCTTGGCGGCATGATCGCGCTGGAATGGGCGCTGCTGAAACCGGAACTGGTGCATTCGCTGACCTTGATTGCCACCACGGCAGCCCATTCGGCACAAGCTATTGCCAATAGCGAATGCCAACGCGCCGCGATACGCCTCGACCCCAGTTTCAACAATGGCGACTACCCGATCGAGCAACAACCGCAGCATGGTCTGGCGTTGGCGCGTCGTCTGGCATTCATCGGTTATCGCTGCAGTGAAGAATTCAGCGAGCGTTTTGGCCGGGTCGGTGGCCAGCAACAATCCTTTTCGGTGCTCGATTACTTGAGTCATCAGGGCGAAAAATTCGTTCGCCGTTTCGACGCCAATAGCTACATCCGTTTGACCGAATGCATGAACTCGCACGACGTCGGTCGCGGCCGCGGTTCAACCGAAGCCGCTTTACAAACCATTTCGCAACCTTGTTTGGTACTCAGCCTTGACAGTGATCAACTATATCCGCCTGCGGAACAGCAGTTTCTCGCAGAGCACCTGCCGAATGTGCAGCACCGTGTCATACGCAGCCGCTACGGCCACGATGGCTTTCTGATTGAAACAGAAGCCGTCGCCGCCGTACTGACCCCATTTCTACGCAGCACGGAAACCCATTCGACATGA
- the ppsR gene encoding posphoenolpyruvate synthetase regulatory kinase/phosphorylase PpsR, with protein MKRSVFYISDRTGITAEMLGQALLPQFDGFEFEEATLPYIDNEEAAREAVNRINAAAVADGTPPLVFDTMVRAELRAIIRESNSIVMDMFQMFVPHLEEALGAQCQYRVGKAHSMDNLGQYESRIDAVNFALNNDDGAITKYYEQAELILVGVSRSGKTPTSLYLAMQFGIRVANYPITEEDLESPSLPKPLRPFRDKLFGLTINPDRLQQIRSERRANSRYASLEQCRMEVKEVEGIYQRENIRYLDTTSRSVEEIATKILAAVGIKRHH; from the coding sequence ATGAAACGTAGCGTGTTCTATATTTCCGACCGCACCGGCATCACCGCCGAAATGCTCGGTCAGGCACTGCTGCCGCAATTTGATGGATTCGAGTTTGAAGAGGCTACCCTGCCCTATATCGACAACGAAGAAGCAGCACGGGAAGCCGTTAATCGCATCAACGCAGCCGCCGTCGCTGACGGCACGCCACCACTGGTATTTGATACGATGGTACGCGCTGAATTGCGCGCCATTATTCGAGAAAGCAATTCGATCGTCATGGATATGTTCCAGATGTTCGTGCCACACCTGGAAGAAGCGCTTGGTGCCCAGTGCCAGTACCGGGTCGGCAAAGCCCACTCAATGGACAATCTGGGCCAGTACGAAAGCCGCATCGACGCCGTCAATTTCGCCCTCAATAACGATGATGGCGCCATCACCAAATATTATGAGCAGGCCGAACTGATTCTGGTCGGTGTTTCTCGTTCCGGCAAAACGCCTACTTCCTTGTATCTGGCAATGCAGTTCGGTATTCGAGTCGCCAATTACCCGATCACCGAGGAAGATCTGGAATCGCCAAGCCTGCCGAAACCACTGCGGCCGTTCCGCGACAAACTGTTTGGCCTGACAATTAACCCGGACCGACTACAACAGATTCGCAGCGAACGCCGTGCCAATAGCCGCTATGCCTCGCTTGAACAATGCCGGATGGAAGTCAAAGAAGTCGAAGGCATCTATCAGCGCGAGAATATCCGCTATCTCGATACTACCAGTCGTTCGGTCGAGGAAATCGCCACGAAGATCCTCGCTGCCGTTGGTATCAAGCGGCATCATTAA
- the ppsA gene encoding phosphoenolpyruvate synthase, translating to MKDVDRVGGKNASLGEMISHLAGAGVSVPGGFATTAEAFREFLEQSGLNAKIQAELKDLDVDNVQLLMETGKKIRRWVVETPFLPEMEKAITAAYLKLKGNSSDEFAVAVRSSATAEDLPDASFAGQQETFLNVRGMANVMLAVKEVFASLFNDRAIAYRVHKGYEHAGVALSAGIQRMVRSDIASSGVMFTLDTESGFDDVVFITSSYGLGETVVQGAVNPDEFYVHKPTLRANKPAVLRRTIGAKAIKMIYTGGAEHGKTVKTVDVASAERRQFSITDAEVEELARQALIIEKHYQRPMDIEWAKDGSDGKLYIVQARPETVKSRDDGRVMERYALKSRGRIVSEGRAIGQRIGKGPARVISDISQIAKVQAGDVLVTDMTDPDWEPVMKKAAAIVTNRGGRTCHAAIIARELGIPAVVGCGDATANIKDGDQITVSCAEGDTGFIYQGLHEFDIHRAEVSDMPKVPFKIMMNVGDPDKAFTFARLPHHGVGLARLEFIINRVIGVHPKALIHFDSLQDNALKENISARIAGYKSPTDFFVEKLAEGIATIAAAFYPERVIVRMSDFKSNEYANLIGGKLYEPHEENPMIGFRGASRYISADFRECFAMECKAFKKVRDEMGLTNVEVMIPFVRTLEEAEKVTGLLADHGLKRGDNGLKVIMMCELPSNAVLAEEFLEYFDGFSIGSNDLTQLTLGLDRDSGIIAHLFDERNPAVKKMLSMAITAAKKKGKYVGICGQGPSDHPDLAQWLIEQGIDSVSLNPDTVLETWLFLAGKKA from the coding sequence ATGAAGGATGTAGACCGGGTTGGTGGCAAAAACGCCTCATTGGGCGAGATGATCAGCCATTTGGCCGGTGCAGGGGTGTCGGTACCGGGTGGCTTTGCCACCACCGCAGAAGCCTTTCGCGAGTTTCTGGAGCAGTCGGGTCTGAACGCCAAGATTCAGGCCGAGCTGAAAGATCTGGATGTCGACAACGTTCAGTTGCTGATGGAAACCGGCAAGAAAATTCGCCGCTGGGTTGTCGAAACGCCGTTCCTGCCGGAGATGGAAAAAGCCATTACGGCCGCTTACCTGAAATTGAAAGGCAATTCCTCTGATGAATTTGCTGTCGCGGTTCGCTCCTCAGCCACCGCCGAAGATTTGCCGGATGCCTCGTTTGCCGGCCAGCAAGAAACTTTCCTGAACGTGCGCGGCATGGCCAACGTCATGCTGGCCGTCAAAGAAGTATTCGCCTCGCTATTCAATGACCGCGCCATCGCTTATCGCGTGCACAAAGGCTATGAACACGCCGGCGTTGCGTTGTCGGCCGGCATTCAGCGCATGGTGCGCTCCGATATCGCCTCCAGCGGCGTGATGTTCACGCTCGATACCGAATCCGGTTTCGATGATGTCGTGTTCATTACTTCTAGCTACGGTCTTGGCGAAACGGTGGTGCAGGGAGCCGTTAACCCAGACGAATTTTACGTACACAAACCCACGCTGCGCGCCAACAAGCCGGCCGTGCTGCGTCGTACCATCGGCGCCAAAGCCATCAAAATGATTTACACCGGTGGTGCAGAGCACGGCAAAACGGTGAAAACGGTTGATGTGGCTTCCGCCGAGCGTCGTCAATTTTCGATCACCGATGCGGAAGTCGAAGAGCTGGCGCGTCAGGCTTTGATTATCGAGAAACACTATCAGCGCCCAATGGATATCGAGTGGGCCAAAGACGGTTCTGACGGCAAGCTCTACATCGTTCAGGCGCGTCCGGAAACGGTCAAATCGCGTGACGATGGTCGCGTCATGGAACGCTATGCATTGAAGTCACGCGGACGCATTGTCAGCGAAGGTCGCGCCATCGGTCAACGTATCGGCAAAGGTCCAGCGCGCGTGATCAGCGATATTTCACAAATCGCCAAAGTGCAGGCTGGTGACGTGCTCGTTACCGACATGACCGATCCGGATTGGGAGCCGGTCATGAAGAAAGCAGCGGCGATTGTCACCAATCGCGGCGGCCGTACTTGCCACGCGGCAATCATTGCGCGTGAGTTAGGTATTCCGGCTGTCGTCGGCTGCGGTGATGCCACGGCCAATATCAAAGATGGCGATCAAATCACCGTTTCCTGCGCTGAAGGTGACACGGGTTTTATTTATCAAGGTCTGCACGAGTTCGACATTCATCGCGCTGAAGTCAGCGACATGCCGAAAGTGCCGTTCAAGATCATGATGAACGTCGGCGATCCGGACAAGGCATTTACCTTTGCTCGCTTGCCGCATCACGGTGTTGGTCTGGCGCGTCTGGAATTCATCATCAACCGCGTCATTGGTGTGCATCCGAAAGCGCTGATTCATTTCGATTCCTTGCAAGACAATGCGCTGAAGGAAAATATCTCGGCGCGCATCGCTGGCTACAAATCGCCAACCGATTTCTTCGTCGAAAAACTCGCCGAAGGTATAGCTACCATTGCGGCGGCGTTTTATCCCGAGCGCGTCATCGTGCGTATGTCCGATTTCAAATCGAACGAGTACGCCAACCTGATCGGTGGAAAACTATACGAGCCGCACGAAGAAAATCCAATGATCGGTTTCCGTGGTGCCTCGCGTTATATCTCCGCCGATTTCCGCGAATGCTTTGCGATGGAGTGCAAGGCGTTCAAGAAAGTGCGCGATGAAATGGGCCTGACCAATGTTGAGGTCATGATTCCGTTTGTGCGTACCTTGGAAGAAGCGGAGAAAGTCACCGGTCTGCTGGCCGATCACGGCCTGAAGCGTGGTGATAATGGTCTGAAAGTGATCATGATGTGCGAGCTGCCATCGAATGCCGTGCTGGCAGAAGAGTTCCTCGAATACTTCGATGGTTTCTCGATCGGCTCAAACGATTTGACTCAGCTGACCCTCGGTCTCGACCGCGACTCCGGCATCATTGCCCACTTGTTTGACGAGCGGAATCCGGCCGTCAAGAAAATGCTGTCAATGGCGATTACTGCGGCGAAGAAGAAAGGCAAGTACGTTGGCATTTGCGGCCAAGGTCCTTCCGACCATCCGGATCTGGCGCAATGGCTGATTGAGCAGGGAATCGATTCGGTGTCGTTGAATCCAGACACCGTGTTGGAAACCTGGTTGTTCCTGGCCGGCAAGAAAGCCTAA
- a CDS encoding amino acid kinase family protein, protein MSTSLKKKTITLKFGGSTLASATHFLQVAEYLKTRCQSATVIAVVSATKGTTDALYACTQLAKHNREQASQALSDILAAHNKLVTELLPASFASNYRQEIAHYLEQTKTRLQNIHQGENIDWHIAFVLSLGEKLSASLLSALLQSQQRTASWVPSELLIRTDSEPFNTNLDQSATEKAFAALNEDYFQSAIRIITGFCGADKDGRTTLLGRNASDYSAAIVTAFAADELELLGDTAGILSADPDYVPGAETVAELSVEDACLLSQCGAGVLHPRTLEPLLKTGKSLRLGTLQHEQGTSIRAQLAHRQASLLAAWSPPQHAELSKKPPLPLNLKKWQARFPESSLVSVFLADHHALRYWQNLLTDIAAQAGVSVLQRKLLSKQRVIVFAIPSIELQRFTRLLHSRLYPLQQETAVAIIGASGRIGRQTLQLLLTEGQRLFAESGTQLRVIALCNSKQTLWCKRHENDCQGLLNRLAEQPLQQRPASLLAQELLSQGYDKLVVVDASASSEIAGLYEQFLAAGVAVVTPNKLANSDALQRFTELQSLARKHRVPYCYETTVAAALPVLKPLLDLRRAGDTPHHVEAVLSGTIGFVLDSVQQGTPFSAAVQQAVEKGYAEPDPLQDLSGEDVARKMLILLRTCGIRIERSEIELTPLHDTNLHGPINQQVDERWRQLVLEVQAANQRLCYAAQYRDGNVSVGLKRIDAQSPFYRLRGTENAVIYQSTFYQDIPLTVTGPGAGINVTSAGLFADIVVAAEALSRRAPLSAIAA, encoded by the coding sequence ATGAGCACGTCATTGAAAAAGAAAACCATCACGCTGAAATTCGGCGGCAGTACGCTGGCTTCAGCCACGCATTTTCTGCAAGTCGCCGAATACCTTAAAACCCGCTGTCAATCAGCAACCGTTATTGCTGTCGTATCAGCGACCAAAGGCACCACTGATGCGCTATATGCCTGCACACAATTGGCCAAGCACAATCGCGAACAAGCTTCGCAAGCACTGAGCGACATCCTCGCTGCGCACAATAAACTGGTCACTGAACTACTACCAGCAAGTTTTGCCAGCAATTACCGTCAAGAAATTGCTCACTACCTGGAGCAGACAAAAACCCGACTGCAAAACATTCATCAAGGTGAAAACATCGATTGGCATATCGCGTTTGTTTTGTCGCTTGGCGAAAAACTGTCGGCGTCGTTACTGAGCGCTCTGCTGCAATCACAACAGCGCACGGCGAGCTGGGTGCCTTCGGAATTATTGATCCGCACCGATAGTGAACCGTTCAATACCAACCTCGACCAATCTGCTACGGAAAAAGCCTTCGCTGCGCTGAACGAGGATTACTTTCAATCTGCGATTCGCATCATCACCGGCTTTTGCGGCGCGGATAAAGACGGCCGCACGACGTTGCTGGGGCGCAATGCTTCCGATTACTCCGCAGCCATTGTTACCGCTTTTGCTGCTGATGAATTGGAGTTGCTCGGCGATACCGCAGGAATTCTCAGTGCCGATCCGGATTACGTACCGGGCGCTGAAACCGTTGCTGAGCTCTCGGTTGAAGATGCATGCTTGTTATCGCAATGTGGCGCCGGGGTATTACACCCGCGCACATTGGAGCCACTATTAAAAACCGGCAAATCATTACGTCTCGGCACCCTGCAGCACGAACAGGGCACCAGCATTCGCGCACAATTAGCCCATCGCCAAGCCAGCCTGCTCGCCGCCTGGTCGCCACCGCAGCATGCTGAACTCAGCAAGAAACCACCACTGCCATTGAACTTGAAAAAATGGCAGGCGCGTTTTCCGGAAAGCTCGCTGGTCAGTGTATTTCTTGCCGACCATCATGCGCTTCGTTATTGGCAAAACCTGTTGACCGATATCGCCGCCCAGGCCGGCGTCAGCGTATTGCAACGAAAACTGCTGAGCAAACAGCGCGTAATCGTGTTTGCGATACCTTCCATCGAACTGCAGCGCTTTACTCGACTGTTGCACAGCCGCTTGTATCCATTACAACAGGAAACGGCCGTGGCTATCATTGGTGCCAGCGGTCGCATTGGTCGTCAGACCTTGCAGTTACTATTGACCGAAGGTCAGCGCCTGTTCGCGGAATCTGGAACACAGCTGCGAGTGATTGCCCTGTGCAACTCAAAACAAACGCTGTGGTGTAAACGCCATGAAAATGATTGCCAGGGTTTGTTAAACCGATTGGCGGAACAACCACTGCAACAGCGCCCGGCGAGTCTGCTCGCCCAGGAGTTATTGTCTCAGGGATACGACAAATTGGTGGTCGTCGATGCCTCAGCCAGCAGCGAAATCGCTGGCCTTTATGAACAGTTTTTGGCCGCCGGTGTCGCCGTCGTAACGCCCAATAAACTGGCCAACTCCGACGCCCTGCAACGCTTCACCGAACTGCAATCACTGGCGCGCAAACACCGCGTGCCCTACTGCTATGAAACCACTGTCGCCGCGGCGTTGCCGGTACTGAAGCCGCTGCTGGACTTACGCCGCGCAGGCGATACGCCGCATCATGTCGAAGCGGTGTTGTCCGGCACTATCGGTTTTGTTTTGGACAGCGTTCAGCAAGGCACGCCGTTCTCTGCCGCCGTACAACAAGCGGTGGAAAAAGGTTACGCCGAGCCGGACCCATTGCAGGATTTGAGCGGCGAAGATGTCGCACGAAAAATGCTGATCCTGCTGCGCACTTGTGGCATTCGCATCGAGCGCAGTGAAATCGAATTGACGCCGTTGCACGACACCAACCTACACGGACCGATTAATCAGCAGGTTGACGAACGTTGGCGCCAATTGGTTCTTGAGGTGCAAGCAGCGAATCAGCGCCTTTGTTATGCCGCGCAATACCGTGACGGCAACGTTTCCGTCGGCTTGAAACGTATCGATGCGCAATCACCTTTCTATCGTTTGCGTGGCACAGAGAACGCCGTCATCTATCAATCAACGTTTTATCAGGATATCCCATTGACCGTCACCGGCCCCGGAGCCGGTATCAACGTCACCAGCGCCGGTCTTTTTGCCGACATCGTTGTCGCCGCCGAAGCGCTGTCCCGTCGCGCACCATTGTCCGCGATTGCGGCCTGA
- the metJ gene encoding met regulon transcriptional regulator MetJ, whose translation MSANQSHHIEEEEPFVDPYVEHGKKREKVKKITVSIPLHILKLLTDERTRRQVKNLRHATNSELLCEAFLHAYTGQPLPTDEELAKNR comes from the coding sequence ATGTCTGCTAACCAATCACATCATATTGAAGAGGAAGAGCCGTTCGTCGACCCATACGTCGAGCACGGCAAGAAGCGCGAGAAGGTGAAGAAAATCACTGTCTCGATTCCATTGCATATTCTGAAACTGCTGACCGACGAGCGTACCCGTCGCCAGGTCAAGAACCTGCGACATGCAACCAACTCGGAACTGCTTTGCGAAGCGTTTTTGCATGCCTACACAGGGCAACCATTGCCGACTGATGAGGAGCTGGCGAAAAACCGCTGA